Proteins found in one Oncorhynchus mykiss isolate Arlee chromosome 17, USDA_OmykA_1.1, whole genome shotgun sequence genomic segment:
- the LOC110493571 gene encoding arf-GAP with dual PH domain-containing protein 2 isoform X1 produces the protein MASPERNKKILLDMVKQPSNDHCADCGAPEPDWASYKLGVFVCVNCSGTHRDLPAISQIKSIRLDFWDDFLVEFMKTRGNAAANAFYEKCVPPFYYRPQEKDCVVLKDQWIRAKYERREFTGENNSLQQVYSSGLYEGILWKKGKDNKQFLKRRFLLSETDFTLRYFTKEDSKKPKAVISMKDLNAVFQPEKIGHAHGLQISYLEGERTRNLFVYHDNSQEIVSCFNAIRATRFAYLKKVDPNARECDLVPLITRSSIKEGYMEKTGPAQWETFKKRWFVLNLTDRKMSYFKTSLDALELGAVFIGTEVHGYSVREVQPKGNRSGRWRFGVTLETPDRQFVFLCDQEQDQREWIEAFKLVISQPMLPQHYNTEANMRRMTK, from the exons ATGGCAAGTCCGGAGAGAAATAAGAAGATTCTGCTTGATATGGTGAAACAGCCCAGCAACGACCATTGTGCCGACTGTGGGGCCCCTG AGCCAGACTGGGCCTCATACAAActtggtgtgtttgtatgtgtgaacTGTTCTGGGACACATCGGGACCTTCCTGCCATCAGCCAGATAAAGTCCATACGCTTGGATTTCTGGGATGATTTCCTAGTAGAG TTTATGAAGACAAGGGGTAACGCAGCAGCCAATGCGTTCTATGAGAAGTGTGTTCCACCCTTCTACTACCGGCCACAGGAGAAGGACTGTGT TGTTCTTAAAGATCAGTGGATACGTGCTAAGTATGAGAGGAGAGAATTCACAGGAGAGAATAACTCCCTTCAACAAGTTTATAGTTCAG GACTTTACGAAGGAATATTATGGAAGAAAGGCAAGGACAACAAGCAGTTCCTGAAAAGGAGATTCCTGCTCTCTGAAACTGACTTTACCTTGAGATACTTCACCAAGGAGGAT TCCAAGAAGCCCAAAGCAGTCATCTCTATGAAGGACCTCAATGCCGTGTTCCAGCCGGAAAAGATAGGCCACGCCCACGGGCTGCAAATCTCCTACCTAGAGGGAGAACGGACCAGAAACCTGTTTGTTTACCATGACAACAGCCAG GAAATTGTGTCCTGTTTCAATGCGATTCGGGCCACCCGGTTTGCTTACCTCAAGAAAGTCGACCCTAATGCCAGGGAGTGTGAC CTTGTACCTTTGATAACCAGAAGTAGCATTAAAGAAGGCTACATGGAGAAAACCGGCCCCGCG CAATGGGAGACATTCAAGAAGAGATGGTTCGTCTTAAACTTAACGGACAGAAAGATGTCCTACTTCAAAACTTCACTG GATGCTTTGGAACTAGGAGCTGTCTTCATCGGCACAGAGGTCCATGGCTACTCTGTGAGGGAGGTCCAGCCTAAGGGGAACCGCAGTGGCAGGTGGAGGTTCGGGGTCACCTTGGAGACGCCAGACAGGCAGTTTGTCTTCCTGTGTGACCAGGAGCAGGACCAGAGGGAGTGGATAGAAGCCTTCAAACTAGTAATCTCCCAGCCTATGCTACCGCAGCACTACAACA CTGAGGCAAACATGAGAAGGATGACAAAATGA
- the LOC110493571 gene encoding arf-GAP with dual PH domain-containing protein 2 isoform X2: MASPERNKKILLDMVKQPSNDHCADCGAPEPDWASYKLGVFVCVNCSGTHRDLPAISQIKSIRLDFWDDFLVEFMKTRGNAAANAFYEKCVPPFYYRPQEKDCVVLKDQWIRAKYERREFTGENNSLQQVYSSGLYEGILWKKGKDNKQFLKRRFLLSETDFTLRYFTKEDSKKPKAVISMKDLNAVFQPEKIGHAHGLQISYLEGERTRNLFVYHDNSQEIVSCFNAIRATRFAYLKKVDPNARECDLVPLITRSSIKEGYMEKTGPAQWETFKKRWFVLNLTDRKMSYFKTSLDALELGAVFIGTEVHGYSVREVQPKGNRSGRWRFGVTLETPDRQFVFLCDQEQDQREWIEAFKLLRQT, from the exons ATGGCAAGTCCGGAGAGAAATAAGAAGATTCTGCTTGATATGGTGAAACAGCCCAGCAACGACCATTGTGCCGACTGTGGGGCCCCTG AGCCAGACTGGGCCTCATACAAActtggtgtgtttgtatgtgtgaacTGTTCTGGGACACATCGGGACCTTCCTGCCATCAGCCAGATAAAGTCCATACGCTTGGATTTCTGGGATGATTTCCTAGTAGAG TTTATGAAGACAAGGGGTAACGCAGCAGCCAATGCGTTCTATGAGAAGTGTGTTCCACCCTTCTACTACCGGCCACAGGAGAAGGACTGTGT TGTTCTTAAAGATCAGTGGATACGTGCTAAGTATGAGAGGAGAGAATTCACAGGAGAGAATAACTCCCTTCAACAAGTTTATAGTTCAG GACTTTACGAAGGAATATTATGGAAGAAAGGCAAGGACAACAAGCAGTTCCTGAAAAGGAGATTCCTGCTCTCTGAAACTGACTTTACCTTGAGATACTTCACCAAGGAGGAT TCCAAGAAGCCCAAAGCAGTCATCTCTATGAAGGACCTCAATGCCGTGTTCCAGCCGGAAAAGATAGGCCACGCCCACGGGCTGCAAATCTCCTACCTAGAGGGAGAACGGACCAGAAACCTGTTTGTTTACCATGACAACAGCCAG GAAATTGTGTCCTGTTTCAATGCGATTCGGGCCACCCGGTTTGCTTACCTCAAGAAAGTCGACCCTAATGCCAGGGAGTGTGAC CTTGTACCTTTGATAACCAGAAGTAGCATTAAAGAAGGCTACATGGAGAAAACCGGCCCCGCG CAATGGGAGACATTCAAGAAGAGATGGTTCGTCTTAAACTTAACGGACAGAAAGATGTCCTACTTCAAAACTTCACTG GATGCTTTGGAACTAGGAGCTGTCTTCATCGGCACAGAGGTCCATGGCTACTCTGTGAGGGAGGTCCAGCCTAAGGGGAACCGCAGTGGCAGGTGGAGGTTCGGGGTCACCTTGGAGACGCCAGACAGGCAGTTTGTCTTCCTGTGTGACCAGGAGCAGGACCAGAGGGAGTGGATAGAAGCCTTCAAACTA CTGAGGCAAACATGA